A single Dasypus novemcinctus isolate mDasNov1 chromosome 4, mDasNov1.1.hap2, whole genome shotgun sequence DNA region contains:
- the LOC101435444 gene encoding cell surface glycoprotein CD200 receptor 2-like — MNALVKTSAWRILSVLIIGVPECLSSRMEDPVSPSHRLMQEKIKDNYTSDSAVSSLEAGKQMMQSSSRLPTEDNTSLPILVNTKVVLSCPPVAYTDLIIITWKIMPRDKPPCSIAYRKDRNETTGNNCNSERRSWASRPDQKPELQIDPVAITDDGYYLCELVTPDANFHRGSHLYMLVPPEVTLFRRENRTAVCKADAGKPAAQISWTPEGVCVPEEESWENGTVTVLSTCHWEGSNVSPVTCSVSHVTGNKTLTLELHPSLRTSGSPVSALLIIIYWKLSLLLVLVVIVGFLYFQKINGCRA, encoded by the exons AATGCCTAAGTTCAAGAATGGAAGATCCTGTTTCACCAAGTCACAGATTAATGCaagaaaaaatcaaagataaCTACACTTCTG ATTCAGCAGTTAGTTCATTAGAGGCTGGAAAGCAGATGATGCAGAGCAGTTCAAGACTTCCCACAGAAG ATAACACTTCACTGCCTATACTGGTGAATACAAAGGTTGTACTCTCTTGTCCTCCTGTTGCATATACAGACCTGATAATAATAACGTGGAAAATAATGCCCAGAGACAAGCCTCCCTGCTCTATAGCTTACAGGAAAGATAGAAATGAGACCACGGGAAACAACTGCAATAGTGAGAGAAGAAGTTGGGCCTCCAGACCTGACCAGAAGCCTGAACTTCAGATTGACCCAGTGGCCATCACTGATGATGGATATTACCTGTGTGAGTTGGTAACACCTGATGCAAATTTCCATCGTGGCTCTCACCTCTACATGTTGG TGCCCCCAGAGGTGACCCTGTTTCGAAGGGAGAATAGAACTGCAGTGTGCAAGGCAGATGCAGGGAAGCCGGCTGCACAGATCTCCTGGACCCCAGAGGGGGTCTGTGTCCCTGAGGAAGAATCTTGGGAAAATGGCACAGTGACTGTCCTGAGCACATGCCACTGGGAGGGCAGCAATGTGTCTCCCGTGACCTGCTCTGTCTCCCATGTGACGGGCAACAAGACTCTGACCTTAGAACTGCATCCAA GTCTCAGAACCTCAGGATCTCCAGTGTCAGCCTTACTGATTATTATCTATTGGAAACTCTCTCTTTTATTGGTCCTTGTGGTCATCGTGGGATTCCTTTACTTCCAGAAGATAAATGGTTGCAG agcttga